Genomic DNA from Roseburia intestinalis L1-82:
ACATTATGAAGACGATCGACCGCTATGTATCAGGAAGGGTATATATCCTTGGAAAATATTATCATGACCAAGGGCTTGCGCTGCTTCCGAGAAACCAGGAGTATTTTTATGCAAGTTATCATGGGCTGATCGATAACGCATATATGTATATTTTACTGTACTGCGGATGGATTTTTGCAATCGCATTTTTTGCGGCACTCTGCGTTACGTTAGTCAGACTCTATAAAGCAGGGGGATATAAAGAATTAGTCATGCTTTCCGTATTTGCATTGTATGGGATCATGGAACAGTTTGTCTTAAATGGTTTTATGAATCCGTTTATTTTGCTTGCAGGTGTATTGCTATATCCGACGATGTTAAATGAGATCTCAGATGGAGGAGACAATGGAAAAATATCGAATTCTTCAAATTCATAATTTTTATCAGATCCCGGGCGGGGAAGACGTCGTGGTGCGCAATGAGAAAAAGCTGTTAGAGGAGCATGGACATGAAGTCTTTACTTACTATCGCAGTAACAAAGAACTGAACGAGGGGAATAAATTAAAAAAACTTTTTATTCCTTTTACGGCAGTCTATTCGTTAAAAACCTGCAGGGAAGTAAAAAAGATTATCCGTGAAAATAAAATCGATATCGTGCATGTGCACAATACCCTGATGATGGTGAGTCCATCTGTATTTTATGCGGCATTTCAGTGTAAGGTGCCGGTGGTCCAGACACTTCATAATTTCCGCATGCTCTGTCCGGCCGGATCATTTTTCCGCAACAATGTGATCTGTGAGGAATGTGTGAATGGCGGATTAAAATGTGCAATCCGGCACAAATGTTACCGCGGAAGTAAAATACAGACGATGGTAAGCTCTGCAATCCTCTGGATTCACCGTTTTCTTGGAACCTACTATCGTGTGAATTTTATCTGTCTGACGGAATTTAACAAAAATAAACTGTTAAGCTCCTTAGATCCGGGCAAAAAGATCGTGGATCCGAAACGTGTTTACATCAAACCAAACTTTACCTTTGCAGATGGAATCGTCCCGGTTAAAAAACAGCCTGAGGAAGAATATTATCTGTTCGCTGGAAGAGTGGAGGCATTAAAGGGAATTGACATTGCAGTAAAAGCTTTTGAAAAATTGCCGGATAAGATTCTTTATGTTGCGGGAACAGGACCGATGATGGATGAGATGCAGGCATACGTCAGCACCCATAATATGAAAAATGTCCGCTTTTTGGGTTACCTGCAGAAAGAGGAGATGACCGAGAAATTTTATAATGCAAAGGCAGTCATCATGACTTCCCAGTGTTATGAGGCGTTTGCCATGACGATCGCGGAGGCATATTCCTATGGCGTACCGGTGATCGCAGGACGTGTCGGCAATATGGATGGTATGGTGCAGGAAGGTGTGACGGGTGTAAAATTTGAGTATAACTCTATTGAGGATCTTGCCAGAAAAGTCTGTGAGTTTGAACAGATGGATCTAAACAGATTAAAGGAAAATGCGAGAGAATTTTATCAGCACCGGTTAAGACCGGAAGATAACTATCAGAAACTCATCAGTATCTACCACAGCATTTCAGAGGAAAAAGAACAATGAAAAAAAAGGCAGTATTTATCACGAATATACCATCGCCATACCGGGTGGATTTCTTTTCTTATATGCAGAAAAACTTTCCGGAATATGAGTTTCATATCATTTTTTCCGGTGCAGGCATGGAAAACCGGAAATGGAGTGTTGAGATGGAGGAGATCGAACATTATCATTTCCTGAAATCAAAGACGATCATCATCCGCAAACGGTTTGATGACCGATATGTGTTTATCCCGGTAGGTGTGGAAAAGACTTTAAATGAGATCGCGCCGGATGTGGTCTTTGCCATGGAGTACAACCCGACGATCCTTCGTGCGGTACATTGGTGCCGGAAAAAGAAGATCCCGTTTATCAGCTGGACGGACGGCACTTTAAATTCCGAGAAAAATATCGGAAAAGTACAGCGCTTATCGAGAAGCTATATTATAAAAAGAGCGGCGGCATTTATCGCGAGCAGCACTGCATCGCGTGAGGCACAGATCGCTTACGGTGCTGATGAAAAGAAATGCTTTATCTCATATCTTACCGTGGATATTCAGAAATATCTGTATGAGAAACCACAGAAAACAACCCAAAATGAGGGATTGCAGCTTCTGTATGTGGGAAGCCTGATCCAGCGGAAAGGACTTGATCTGTTACTGCCGGCACTTGCAAAAACACCGCAGAATATAAGGCTCTGGATCGTTGGAGAGGGGCAGGAAAAAGATCTGCTGCAAAAACAGTGCACAGAACTTAAAATTTCTGACCGTGTGGAATTTTTAGGATACCAGGAAGGGGAGCCATTGCAGAAATTATA
This window encodes:
- a CDS encoding glycosyltransferase family 4 protein codes for the protein MKKKAVFITNIPSPYRVDFFSYMQKNFPEYEFHIIFSGAGMENRKWSVEMEEIEHYHFLKSKTIIIRKRFDDRYVFIPVGVEKTLNEIAPDVVFAMEYNPTILRAVHWCRKKKIPFISWTDGTLNSEKNIGKVQRLSRSYIIKRAAAFIASSTASREAQIAYGADEKKCFISYLTVDIQKYLYEKPQKTTQNEGLQLLYVGSLIQRKGLDLLLPALAKTPQNIRLWIVGEGQEKDLLQKQCTELKISDRVEFLGYQEGEPLQKLYRTADAFVLPTREDCFGLVLLEAMCASLPIISSKYADGARDLVSDGENGYIIDPEDVDGFAEAIEKAAAGDMTSVMGKKSYEKAHEFSFEQVSKGCIAALSYVLSQK
- a CDS encoding glycosyltransferase family 4 protein; this encodes MEKYRILQIHNFYQIPGGEDVVVRNEKKLLEEHGHEVFTYYRSNKELNEGNKLKKLFIPFTAVYSLKTCREVKKIIRENKIDIVHVHNTLMMVSPSVFYAAFQCKVPVVQTLHNFRMLCPAGSFFRNNVICEECVNGGLKCAIRHKCYRGSKIQTMVSSAILWIHRFLGTYYRVNFICLTEFNKNKLLSSLDPGKKIVDPKRVYIKPNFTFADGIVPVKKQPEEEYYLFAGRVEALKGIDIAVKAFEKLPDKILYVAGTGPMMDEMQAYVSTHNMKNVRFLGYLQKEEMTEKFYNAKAVIMTSQCYEAFAMTIAEAYSYGVPVIAGRVGNMDGMVQEGVTGVKFEYNSIEDLARKVCEFEQMDLNRLKENAREFYQHRLRPEDNYQKLISIYHSISEEKEQ